In Actinopolyspora saharensis, the genomic window CGGGATGTTCGTGTGCTGCTCGGCTTCCAGCTGGAAGTCCTCGGCCACCGTCACTCGCCGGAACTCCAGCGCCCCCTGCTGGTCGTCGGCGGTTTCGACCTGGGCGATCAGGACCAGGTCGATCCGCTGTATCCGGGTGCTACCGCTGGCCCCTCCGATGCGCACCTCGCCGGAGACGCTCTCCCCGGGCTGGCAGGGTCCTTCCCGGAGGACGGTGTCCACCGAGGGGCCGCCGATGCCGACCGCTTGCAGCATTCGCTTGAACATGTCCGGTCCTTCCGTAGCGGGCCGTCTCGCCGGGTTCGACGGCGAATTCGTCGCGCGAACGGAAGGGTTCCGTGAAAGGTTCCCCCGGCGTGGCCACGTCCGGTGATCGTTACTTCATCGTGAGTCCGTTCCGGGGTCGCGGGGCGTCCCCGGGATGAGCGGAGCCGCGATGCCCACGTCGTTTCTCGGCGCCGCCGGGGATCAGCCGTGGGACTCGCGACGAGACCTCGGCCGGGGTTCCCCGGGGCGCCGAGCAGGCCGAGTCGTGGATCCCCGAGTCAGTCGACGAGGTTGGCTACCGCCTGTGCCCAGCGGAAGTACTTGTTGGTCCCCAGGTCCCGCACCGTGCGGATCCCGAACGCCTCTTCGAGCAGGTTGGCGTCGTTCTCGCTGACCCCCTTCAGGGCCGACACCGGGGCGTCGGCGAGGTCGGAGATCGCGTACTCCTCGTACGCCTTGTTCAGCTTCTCTGCGATGTCGGTCATACGACTCCTTCGGACGCGTGCTTGCGGGGCGGGGTTGATCGCCCCGTGAGTTGTTAACACGCAGCGGAGTCGTCCGAACACGGAGATGTTGATCTTCTCACGTCCGATTCGTCCGAATGCGGGAGAGCGGAATGTCTGCTGTGGAGTCAACTTCTGCGGTGGTCGCGCTCGGGAGTTCTCACTCGACCTCGGCGAAGACGACATCGCCAACGGTGATCTCCGCCGAACCCCCGGTGCTCTCGGTGACCCACTGCCGGAACTGTTCGAGCGAGTCCTCGGCGATCGGCACGTCGAACTCGGCGCGCCGCCCGTAGCGGATCTCGGCGGCCGCGTACCCGGCGGCACGCAGCTCGTGATCGAGTTTACCCGCCAGCGAGTGCTCCACCGCGACGAGCACGGTCCGGGCGCGCAGGCGTCGCACCGTTCCCACCGCGTCCAGCGCCGTGGTGACGGCGGTGCCGTACGCCCTGATCAGGCCGCCGGAGCCGAGCAGCACTCCGCCGAAGTACCGCACCACCACCGCGACCGCGTTGGTCAGCTCGTTGCGCCGCAGGACCTCCAGGATGGGCACGCCCGCGGTTCCCGAGGGCTCGCCGTCGTCATTGGACTTCTGGCTCTCCCCCGAGTCGCCGAGCACGTACGCGTAGCAGTGGTGGCGGGCGTCCGGGTGCTGTTTGCGGCACCGGCCGATGAAGTCCCGGGCCTGCTGCTCGGACTCGACGCGTTCGAGCAGGCACAGAAAGCGTGACTTCTTCTCCACGAGCTCGGCGGATCCCGCTTCTCGAATGGTGCGCATGTCCCCTCCCGTTCTCGGCGCCCCGCCCCATCGTCGCCGCTTTCGTCGTGAACGGATCCGCGGGGCGGCCTCGCGGCCGGAATTCGTGACGGCGGTCACCCCGAATCGGGTGTGATCTCCGGCACCTCGTGTGAGGGGGGTTTATTCCCTGCGCACGTGCTTGAGCAGCGGGAGCGGTGGGTGCGATTTTCGTCGCCTGGAGCGGGCACGTACCGTCCATTCTCATGGAGCAGTCATCGAGTCCGTTGGAGCCCGGCACGCGTGTGCGCGCTTCGTTCGGTCGCTTTCAGGATCAGATCGGGACCGTGGTCGAGACCGCGACCGGTCTACCGGACGTGTTCGACGGTCCCGTGCTGTGGGTGCGCTTCGACGGGGACGAAGAACCCGGCCTGGTCGCCGGTCGTTTCCTTGAGCGTACAGGCTGAACGCCAGTGCCGGTCGGCCGCAACCCCGGCCTCGGGGTGGAGCCGACGACGAGCGGTTCGCGGTGGTCCGCTGCGCGCCGACCCACGGCTCGGCCGAGCGAACCGGATGATCCCGATGTGAGCAAGGATAATGACTCCGTCCGAAACGTTCCGGATAAAATCGGCGTCGCAGACGGGCCCGGGGCCCTCCGGCGGGTGACCCGCCCACTCTGCAGGGATGCCGGTTTTCGAACGGACGGAGACGATGCGGGTTCTGGTCATCGGGGGAGGCGTAGGCGGACTCGCCGTGGCCAAAGGCCTGCTCGACAAGGGCCACCGGGTTCGGGTCTACGAGCACGGGGACCGGCTTCGGGACGGCGGGGCCGGGGTGACCCTCTGGAGCAACGGTACGGCCGCGTTGAGCGGGCTGGGGATCTCCCTCGAGGGTGTCGGTCGTGAGTTGCACAGCCTGCGGGCCATGACCGCGGCGGGCAGGATGCTCTGGGAAGCCGATCTCGACGAGGTCACGGAGCGTCTCGGGGCACCCACGGTCGAGATTCCCCGACGTGAGCTGTTGAACAGGATGGCGGAGGCGCTGCCGAACGGGATCTTCCGCTTCGGCAGGCGCTGCGTCGGTGTGCGGGAGTGCGCCGACCACGTCGTCGCCGACTTCGAGGACGGCAGCTCGGAGACCGGGGACGTGGTGGTCGGTGCGGACGGGCAGCGTTCGATGGTGCGGCGCACGGTCCTCGGCGGGGAGCCCGCGCGGCTGACCGGCTGGGCCAGCTGGCAGGGCCTCACCTACAGCGACCTCCCGATAGCGCACGGCTACCAGACGTTGAACATCGCGGGACGGGACGGGCACTGCGGGCTCATCCCCGCGGGGGACGGTCTGCTCCACTGGTGGTTCGACATGCCGTGGAGCGAGGACCACCCCGAGCTGACGGTCTCGGACCTGCGGGCGGCCTTCGCCGGATGGCCGGATCCGGTCGAGGAGCTGCTGGCCTCCGTCACCGATGAGGACCTCGGTTTCTTCCCGCACATCCGCCACCAGATCCCCAAGGTGTGGGGCGGGCCCCGCACCACGCTGATCGGGGACGCCGCGCACGCCATGCCGCCCGCCGTGGCCCAGGCCGCCAACCAGACCATGGAGGACGCCTGGCTGCTCTCCTCCGCGCTGTCGCGCGTGGAGGGGGATCCGGAGCCGATGCTGCGGGACTACGAGCAGCAACGTCGCCCCAGGGTGGCCAAGGTTTCCCGCACGGCGGCGCTGACCTCGGCACAGCGGCGCACCCCGCTGCAGCGCATCGGCAAGTTCCCCGGCTGGATCGCCACCCGCAGCCAGGTGATCTCGCTGCGCTCCGGCAGCAACATCCTGCGCGGTCTGGCGTACCCCTCCGTGCGCGTGGGGATGGCCTGAGCGAGGTTTTCGGGGACCCTCCGGTACCCGTTCGGTGGAGAGCGCGCCAGTGCGCCGGCGCTGTTCGGCCACTCGTTGCGCCCGGTCGACGAGCCCCGTCGGCGCGCCCCGTCGACGACGGCACGGTGCCGCCACCGGTGCTGCACGGGCTGGTTCCCGGGGACAACTCTCAGTTATGGGCAAAACTGGGCACCCACCGCAGCGCAGCGGTGAGCCGTGCCCGTCCCCGCGGACCGAGCACGAAAAGCGGGGCGTGCCGCGGCACGCCCCGCTCCTGTGCAGGGGAGCCGTCCCCGTCGGGGCGACGTCCACGTGACGTCGGTGCGGCGGGGACGGTCGGAGATCACGCCCCGAAGACGTCCGGGTCCGGGCCGACGCGGTTGCCGGTCTCCAGCTCGCCGATCGAGGCCATGTCGTCCTCGCTGAGCTCGAAGTCGAACACGTCGAGGTTCTCCCGCACCCGCGAAGGAGTCGCGGACTTGGGGATGGCCACGTGACCCAGCTGG contains:
- a CDS encoding YigZ family protein; translated protein: MRTIREAGSAELVEKKSRFLCLLERVESEQQARDFIGRCRKQHPDARHHCYAYVLGDSGESQKSNDDGEPSGTAGVPILEVLRRNELTNAVAVVVRYFGGVLLGSGGLIRAYGTAVTTALDAVGTVRRLRARTVLVAVEHSLAGKLDHELRAAGYAAAEIRYGRRAEFDVPIAEDSLEQFRQWVTESTGGSAEITVGDVVFAEVE
- a CDS encoding FAD-dependent monooxygenase, whose product is MPVFERTETMRVLVIGGGVGGLAVAKGLLDKGHRVRVYEHGDRLRDGGAGVTLWSNGTAALSGLGISLEGVGRELHSLRAMTAAGRMLWEADLDEVTERLGAPTVEIPRRELLNRMAEALPNGIFRFGRRCVGVRECADHVVADFEDGSSETGDVVVGADGQRSMVRRTVLGGEPARLTGWASWQGLTYSDLPIAHGYQTLNIAGRDGHCGLIPAGDGLLHWWFDMPWSEDHPELTVSDLRAAFAGWPDPVEELLASVTDEDLGFFPHIRHQIPKVWGGPRTTLIGDAAHAMPPAVAQAANQTMEDAWLLSSALSRVEGDPEPMLRDYEQQRRPRVAKVSRTAALTSAQRRTPLQRIGKFPGWIATRSQVISLRSGSNILRGLAYPSVRVGMA